One window of Peteryoungia desertarenae genomic DNA carries:
- a CDS encoding formate dehydrogenase subunit gamma, whose translation MNIRVAVDDVSARVAAIVAELQHLEGPMLPILHRLQEEFGYIPEVAKQIIANALNLSRAEVHGVITFYHDFKSHPSGRHVLKLCRAEACQSMGCEPLADKIKAKLGIDWHETTPDGAVTLEPVFCLGLCAQAPAAMLDGELHARLDEHCLSDILAEVRA comes from the coding sequence ATGAACATTCGTGTGGCTGTGGACGACGTTTCTGCCCGCGTTGCAGCGATCGTCGCTGAACTGCAACACTTGGAGGGGCCGATGCTGCCGATCCTGCACCGCCTGCAGGAGGAATTCGGCTATATCCCCGAAGTCGCCAAGCAGATCATCGCAAATGCATTGAACCTGTCGCGCGCTGAGGTGCATGGCGTCATCACCTTCTACCATGATTTCAAGTCCCACCCCTCCGGACGACATGTTCTAAAGCTCTGTCGCGCCGAGGCTTGCCAGTCGATGGGCTGCGAGCCTCTGGCGGACAAGATCAAGGCCAAGCTCGGCATCGACTGGCACGAGACGACGCCTGACGGTGCCGTCACCCTCGAACCCGTCTTCTGTCTCGGCCTCTGCGCCCAGGCGCCGGCTGCGATGCTCGACGGCGAGCTACATGCGCGGCTCGACGAACACTGTCTTAGCGACATTCTGGCGGAGGTGCGGGCATGA
- a CDS encoding LysR family transcriptional regulator has protein sequence MIDKLEFFIALARQQHFGRAAEECGVTQPTLSAGIRQLEEQLGVMLVQRGSRFLGLTPEGQRVLEWARRIVGDTRTMREEMRAARRGLAGHIRLAVIPTALAMVQKLTEPFQARHPDVTFSVLSRTSLQVLSLLENLEIDAGITYLDNEPLGRVTSVPLYSERYHLITAVGAPLADRDSVSWSEVADLRLCLLTADMQNRRIINQHMTEAGVAPKPTLESNSMIVLFSHIRTGKWASVMPKNVAQSFGFGEEIRMIPITSPEAEHLVGLVATHREPFTPLVSGLLHEARLLSASNAFDRNLLSNDGSAVLTS, from the coding sequence ATGATTGACAAGCTGGAATTCTTCATCGCGCTTGCCCGCCAGCAGCATTTTGGTCGCGCGGCGGAAGAATGCGGCGTGACACAGCCGACGCTGTCTGCCGGTATCCGCCAGCTCGAAGAACAACTCGGTGTGATGCTGGTCCAGCGCGGTTCACGTTTTCTCGGTCTCACCCCGGAGGGCCAGCGGGTTCTCGAATGGGCGCGGCGCATCGTTGGGGACACCCGAACCATGCGCGAGGAGATGCGCGCCGCGCGGCGTGGTCTTGCCGGCCATATCCGGCTCGCGGTCATTCCCACCGCGCTTGCCATGGTGCAGAAGCTCACCGAACCCTTCCAGGCACGGCATCCGGACGTCACCTTTTCGGTCCTGTCACGCACCTCGCTGCAGGTCCTGAGCCTGCTTGAAAACCTCGAGATCGACGCCGGCATCACCTATCTCGACAACGAGCCTCTTGGTCGCGTCACCAGCGTGCCGCTCTATTCCGAGCGCTATCACTTGATCACGGCTGTCGGTGCGCCGCTTGCCGATCGTGACAGCGTCTCCTGGAGCGAGGTGGCTGATCTCAGGCTCTGTCTACTGACCGCCGACATGCAAAACCGCCGGATCATCAACCAGCACATGACGGAAGCCGGTGTGGCGCCGAAGCCGACGCTTGAGTCCAATTCGATGATCGTGCTCTTTTCCCATATCCGCACCGGCAAATGGGCTTCGGTCATGCCGAAGAATGTGGCCCAATCCTTCGGCTTCGGCGAGGAGATCCGGATGATCCCAATCACGTCACCCGAGGCGGAGCATCTGGTGGGATTGGTCGCCACCCATCGCGAACCCTTCACCCCGCTCGTCTCAGGCCTGTTGCATGAGGCGCGCTTGCTGTCGGCCTCAAATGCCTTCGATAGAAATCTTCTATCGAACGACGGAAGCGCCGTATTGACCTCCTGA
- a CDS encoding ArsR/SmtB family transcription factor, with product MDLAQVSETDTEERLDDFMSKARAASGLLKALSHETRLLILCLLSNGERTVSEIEQFLGLQQAVVSQQLARLRMENILQTRRDGRQIYYRIADPQLNELISVLYKMYCEPGSKMASLESDSRDD from the coding sequence ATGGATCTTGCGCAAGTATCGGAGACCGATACAGAAGAACGGCTGGACGATTTCATGTCCAAGGCCAGGGCGGCGAGTGGATTGTTGAAAGCCTTGTCGCATGAGACGCGCCTTCTGATCCTCTGTCTTCTCAGCAATGGTGAGCGCACTGTCAGCGAAATCGAGCAGTTTCTTGGACTGCAGCAGGCTGTGGTATCGCAACAACTGGCCCGGCTTCGCATGGAAAACATCCTGCAGACCAGACGGGATGGACGTCAGATCTACTACCGGATTGCCGACCCACAGCTGAACGAACTGATTTCGGTGCTGTACAAGATGTATTGTGAGCCGGGCAGCAAGATGGCAAGCCTCGAGAGCGACTCGAGGGACGACTAA
- a CDS encoding L-lactate dehydrogenase, translating to MKVGIIGAGMVGSSAGYALALMGIAHEIVLVDQNHALAIAQAEDISHAVPFMSSTVVRPGDYEDLQGAGVIIIAAGVSQKPGETRLALLERNTEVFRSVLAAVLPIAPDAILLIASNPVDIMTQISTRISGLPPGRVIGSGTILDTARFRSLVGRYLGISPQSVHAYVLGEHGDSEVLAWSSAKAGSISLESFSRQIGVPLTEALKSEIDDGVRNAAYKIIKGKGATYYGIGAGLARIIKAIVQDQRDVLSVSIVTPDVVGVEDVALSIPRVIGAAGVVADLFPDLADEEAIALRRSAQILKERVDPLML from the coding sequence GTGAAAGTTGGGATCATTGGTGCTGGCATGGTGGGAAGCTCGGCGGGATATGCGTTGGCGCTGATGGGGATTGCGCATGAGATTGTCTTGGTGGATCAAAACCATGCGCTTGCTATTGCACAGGCTGAAGACATTTCGCATGCCGTGCCCTTCATGTCCTCAACGGTGGTCCGTCCGGGCGATTACGAAGACCTGCAGGGTGCGGGTGTCATCATTATCGCCGCAGGTGTCAGTCAGAAGCCCGGAGAAACCCGGCTTGCATTGCTTGAGCGCAATACAGAGGTGTTTCGCTCTGTCCTCGCTGCCGTCCTCCCCATCGCTCCTGACGCGATCCTCCTGATTGCCTCGAACCCGGTTGACATCATGACGCAGATTTCGACCCGGATCTCCGGGCTCCCGCCCGGTCGCGTGATTGGATCGGGTACAATACTGGACACGGCCAGGTTCCGCAGCCTTGTCGGTCGCTATCTCGGCATTTCGCCGCAATCTGTGCATGCCTATGTGTTGGGAGAGCATGGCGATAGTGAAGTCCTTGCATGGTCGAGCGCAAAGGCAGGTTCGATCTCGCTTGAGTCCTTTTCGCGCCAGATCGGTGTTCCGCTTACCGAAGCGTTGAAAAGTGAAATAGATGATGGCGTGAGAAATGCTGCCTACAAGATCATCAAGGGCAAGGGTGCGACCTATTATGGGATCGGGGCGGGGCTCGCACGGATCATCAAGGCCATTGTGCAAGACCAGCGCGACGTTCTTTCCGTCTCGATTGTCACGCCCGATGTTGTTGGTGTCGAGGATGTTGCCTTGTCTATACCGAGGGTCATCGGAGCCGCAGGTGTGGTGGCCGATCTCTTCCCTGATCTTGCTGATGAGGAAGCGATCGCCTTGCGCCGCAGCGCCCAGATATTGAAGGAGAGGGTAGATCCCTTGATGCTCTGA